The following are from one region of the Stigmatella ashevillena genome:
- a CDS encoding peroxidase family protein translates to MIHGETHLRGIHPPQSQFHSRGRFGRLFPELPSFAPDLPRIRAALIELGKQGGLMDANDPSPPPPAPNLNPDNEDITAGFTFFGQFVDHDLTFDPTSILERQNDPEALENFRTPALELDNIYGAGPRAARHFYDTDNPAKFLLDVLSDAPGSQDDMPRNRQATAIISDPRNDENVIVSQFHVAMLKFHNAVVDHLIAKNVSPSEVFEEAQRMVRWHYQWIVLKEFLPKIAGADVVRAVLQAPPRARFFQWRNEPFIPVEFSVAAYRFGHSQVRPGYRVNQGFAAGIFNSTIAADVADPNDLRGGKRAQRRFVEWDLFFPITGATRPAQQGKRIDSRLSSPLFALIQGAPGQVAGSGAGTASNPVSLAQRNLLRSLALSLPSGQAMAKRMGIKPLTPDQLADLKPLGVGFELATPPWFYILKEAEVNGGGKRLSGVGARIVAEVLIGILQGDRRSFLNANPDWKPELANSKGEFFIEDLLRFAGAKLGP, encoded by the coding sequence ATGATTCACGGTGAGACACACCTTCGCGGGATTCATCCCCCCCAGTCTCAGTTTCACTCCCGGGGGCGCTTCGGCCGGCTCTTTCCAGAGCTGCCCTCCTTCGCGCCCGACCTGCCGAGGATCCGGGCGGCGCTGATCGAACTGGGCAAGCAGGGCGGGCTGATGGATGCCAACGACCCGTCTCCGCCTCCGCCTGCGCCCAACCTCAATCCGGACAATGAGGACATCACCGCGGGCTTCACGTTCTTCGGGCAGTTTGTCGACCACGATTTGACGTTTGACCCGACCTCCATCTTGGAGAGGCAGAACGATCCGGAAGCCTTGGAGAACTTCCGCACGCCGGCGCTCGAACTGGACAACATCTATGGGGCAGGTCCGAGAGCCGCCCGCCACTTCTACGACACGGACAATCCGGCGAAGTTCCTCCTGGACGTGCTGAGCGATGCGCCGGGCTCGCAGGACGACATGCCGCGCAACCGGCAGGCCACGGCGATCATCTCGGATCCCCGCAACGACGAGAACGTCATCGTCTCGCAGTTCCACGTGGCGATGCTCAAGTTCCACAACGCGGTCGTGGATCACCTGATCGCCAAGAACGTCTCCCCCTCCGAGGTCTTCGAAGAGGCGCAGCGGATGGTGCGCTGGCACTACCAGTGGATCGTCCTCAAGGAGTTCCTCCCGAAGATTGCTGGCGCGGATGTGGTGAGGGCGGTGCTGCAGGCTCCCCCGCGGGCCCGCTTCTTCCAGTGGCGGAACGAGCCGTTCATCCCGGTGGAGTTCTCGGTGGCGGCCTACCGGTTCGGGCACAGCCAGGTGCGGCCGGGCTACCGGGTCAATCAGGGCTTCGCCGCGGGCATCTTCAACAGCACCATCGCGGCGGATGTCGCGGATCCGAATGACCTGCGGGGGGGCAAGCGCGCCCAGCGGCGGTTCGTGGAATGGGATCTGTTTTTCCCCATCACGGGCGCCACGCGTCCGGCTCAGCAGGGCAAGCGGATCGACAGCCGGCTGTCGAGCCCTCTCTTCGCACTGATCCAAGGCGCTCCTGGCCAGGTGGCTGGCAGCGGGGCGGGCACGGCCTCCAACCCTGTCTCGCTGGCACAGCGCAACCTGCTGCGAAGCCTGGCGCTCAGCCTGCCTTCGGGACAGGCCATGGCCAAGCGCATGGGCATCAAGCCCCTGACGCCCGACCAGCTCGCGGATCTGAAGCCGCTCGGCGTGGGGTTCGAGCTCGCCACGCCGCCCTGGTTCTACATCCTGAAAGAAGCCGAGGTGAACGGCGGGGGCAAGCGGCTGAGCGGCGTGGGGGCCCGCATCGTCGCGGAGGTGCTCATCGGGATTCTCCAGGGAGACCGGCGCTCGTTCCTGAATGCCAACCCCGACTGGAAGCCCGAGCTTGCCAACAGCAAGGGTGAGTTCTTCATCGAAGACCTGTTGCGGTTCGCTGGAGCGAAGCTGGGGCCGTAG
- a CDS encoding GNAT family N-acetyltransferase gives MNLTPASELSLRELSTLFSRSFEDYFVQVPDSPFLFDARMRSEHISLADSRIARVGGEPVGLVLIARRGRMSRVAAMGIVPAYRNRKLGGAILGPLMEESRARGDTRMVLEVIEQNTPAVKLYERLGFQRVRRLVGFVGTPAPEPATLEEVEPVECARLLPEGLPWQLAPPTVAGLAVPVRAFRLGPAVAVLGDLSAPTLALRAIAVEPQVRGKGAGSKLLRALASVHPGKPLSVSVIVPEGPCERFFLRAGLTSPRLSQQEMAHFA, from the coding sequence ATGAATCTCACCCCTGCCTCGGAACTCTCTCTCCGGGAGCTCTCCACACTTTTCTCCCGCTCTTTCGAGGACTACTTCGTCCAGGTGCCGGATTCCCCATTCCTGTTCGACGCGCGCATGCGGAGCGAGCACATCTCATTGGCCGACAGCCGGATCGCGCGGGTGGGAGGAGAACCGGTAGGTCTGGTGCTGATCGCGCGGCGAGGGCGCATGAGCCGGGTGGCGGCCATGGGAATCGTGCCTGCTTACCGGAATCGCAAGCTCGGCGGCGCCATCTTGGGTCCGCTGATGGAAGAGTCACGCGCACGCGGGGACACCCGGATGGTGTTGGAAGTCATCGAGCAGAACACCCCTGCGGTGAAGCTCTACGAGCGCCTGGGCTTCCAGCGGGTACGTCGGCTGGTGGGCTTCGTCGGGACGCCTGCGCCGGAACCCGCCACGCTTGAGGAGGTGGAGCCTGTGGAATGCGCGCGGTTGCTCCCCGAAGGTTTGCCGTGGCAACTCGCACCGCCCACGGTGGCAGGTCTGGCGGTGCCCGTCCGTGCGTTCCGACTTGGACCGGCGGTGGCAGTGCTCGGAGACCTCTCTGCCCCCACGCTTGCGCTCAGGGCCATCGCCGTGGAACCGCAGGTGCGCGGCAAGGGAGCGGGAAGCAAGCTGCTGCGGGCACTGGCCTCAGTGCATCCCGGCAAGCCGCTCTCCGTGAGTGTCATCGTTCCAGAGGGGCCCTGCGAGCGCTTCTTCCTCCGTGCGGGCCTCACGTCTCCAAGACTCTCACAGCAAGAGATGGCTCATTTCGCTTGA
- a CDS encoding sensor histidine kinase codes for MSPDPSDEKVLIHVQKQSYFNGSLYLLGGLAFHCLVSGTLPLGLVVWELVLAGLFLVLGVTMGMRGFPPERVGVIGGGLGMVSALLFVHWSGGPFSPYMHMFGALPFMLALFTPGSSQPTLVSGSASLVALSLVSGLAGMPPRVMMLQAFSSGLLLVLAFTGSRVYQRVISAQREAHRARLQAVEQLAESERLRGRAERERAEVERLVLMGQLAAGVAHEVNNPLAFVKANLNFLERKGTGDGSPLDRAEFRSVLRETLEGVARIQQIVTDLKDFSRAGTLDDKEGGALEDALREAGRLASVRLGAGSQVELELEPGLPAVRLGQRHMVQVMVNLLLNAADAVEQAEPPRSPQISVRARRVGEGVDLFVEDNGPGIPPEVLPRLFEPFFTTKPPGKGTGLGLALCREYIARVGGTLRAENRAGGGARFILRLPLAVESGAIRV; via the coding sequence ATATCCCCTGACCCCTCCGATGAGAAGGTCCTGATTCACGTTCAGAAGCAGAGCTATTTCAACGGCTCGCTCTACCTGCTCGGTGGATTGGCTTTCCACTGTCTGGTGTCGGGGACGCTGCCGCTGGGGCTCGTCGTCTGGGAATTGGTGCTCGCAGGACTCTTCCTGGTGCTGGGCGTCACCATGGGCATGAGAGGGTTCCCGCCCGAGCGCGTGGGGGTGATCGGCGGAGGTCTGGGGATGGTGTCCGCCTTGCTGTTCGTTCACTGGAGTGGCGGACCGTTCAGTCCCTACATGCACATGTTTGGCGCCCTGCCGTTCATGCTGGCGCTGTTTACTCCTGGCAGCAGCCAGCCGACGCTCGTGAGTGGCAGCGCATCGCTCGTCGCGTTGTCGCTCGTGAGTGGGCTGGCCGGGATGCCGCCGCGCGTGATGATGCTCCAGGCCTTTTCCAGCGGGTTGCTCCTGGTGCTGGCATTCACGGGCTCCCGCGTGTACCAGCGGGTGATCAGCGCACAGCGAGAGGCCCACCGGGCGCGGCTCCAGGCAGTGGAGCAACTCGCGGAGAGCGAGCGTCTGAGGGGGCGCGCCGAGAGGGAGCGCGCCGAGGTGGAGCGGCTGGTGTTGATGGGTCAATTGGCCGCGGGAGTCGCGCATGAGGTGAACAACCCTCTGGCCTTTGTGAAGGCCAACCTGAACTTCCTCGAGCGCAAAGGGACAGGCGATGGCTCTCCCCTGGACAGGGCGGAGTTCCGGAGCGTGCTGCGAGAGACCCTGGAGGGGGTGGCACGCATCCAGCAGATCGTCACGGACCTGAAGGATTTCTCGCGTGCGGGGACCCTGGACGACAAGGAGGGGGGCGCGTTGGAGGACGCCCTGCGAGAGGCGGGCCGTCTGGCCTCGGTGCGCCTGGGTGCGGGCTCTCAGGTGGAACTGGAACTCGAGCCGGGGCTGCCCGCGGTGCGGCTGGGCCAGCGGCACATGGTGCAGGTGATGGTGAACCTGTTGCTCAATGCGGCGGACGCGGTGGAGCAGGCGGAGCCCCCCCGTTCCCCCCAGATTTCGGTGCGCGCGCGGCGGGTGGGGGAGGGGGTGGACCTCTTCGTGGAGGACAACGGGCCGGGCATCCCCCCGGAGGTCCTGCCCCGGCTCTTCGAGCCCTTTTTCACCACGAAACCTCCCGGCAAGGGCACGGGGCTGGGGCTTGCCCTGTGCCGGGAGTACATCGCGCGGGTGGGGGGCACCCTGCGCGCGGAGAACCGAGCCGGAGGCGGTGCCCGGTTCATCCTGCGGTTGCCCCTGGCGGTGGAGTCCGGAGCCATCAGGGTGTGA
- a CDS encoding DUF2381 family protein — protein MFLALCLLVVGPAAAQSPARQRQDRRASLPTTDSEALSELYVAAGNLTTVTFNGPLDRDSLVVDRTRFRWMDVGERMLVLEPFTDLGPGERLILQIRFKDKAQPAKAILAVVSKADVMDGKVEMDRRANTPEALLAALAQKEVELEELKARSAVSGPASLVLSGWFTQFTKPVLLTQREAPADGSGLAVMESIGYGGSFSSVVAIELQNLAAQTPWTLGQARLTSPQGIPPKVLSVQMKPEPLAPGEKGVVVVEVATAPWASGKEFSVELVEAGGPRRLSVNLFAK, from the coding sequence CTGTTCCTCGCCCTCTGCCTGCTGGTGGTGGGCCCCGCCGCCGCCCAGTCGCCCGCCCGCCAGCGTCAGGATCGGCGCGCCTCACTGCCCACCACTGACTCCGAGGCCTTGTCCGAGCTGTACGTGGCGGCGGGCAATCTCACCACGGTGACGTTCAACGGGCCCCTGGACCGGGACAGCCTGGTGGTGGATCGCACGCGCTTCAGGTGGATGGACGTCGGCGAACGGATGCTCGTGCTGGAGCCCTTCACAGACCTGGGCCCCGGTGAGCGGCTCATTTTGCAGATCCGCTTCAAGGACAAAGCTCAGCCTGCGAAAGCCATCCTCGCCGTCGTCTCCAAGGCGGACGTGATGGACGGCAAGGTGGAGATGGACCGGCGAGCGAATACTCCTGAGGCGCTGCTCGCGGCCCTTGCTCAGAAGGAAGTGGAGTTGGAGGAACTCAAGGCTCGGAGCGCGGTCAGTGGCCCCGCGAGCCTCGTCCTCTCGGGGTGGTTCACCCAGTTCACGAAGCCTGTTTTGCTTACGCAAAGGGAGGCTCCGGCTGACGGCAGTGGTTTGGCGGTCATGGAGAGCATTGGCTATGGCGGGTCGTTCTCGTCAGTGGTGGCCATTGAGTTGCAGAACCTCGCCGCTCAGACGCCGTGGACTTTGGGACAGGCCCGCCTGACGAGCCCTCAAGGCATTCCACCCAAGGTGCTTTCGGTGCAGATGAAACCAGAGCCACTGGCCCCAGGAGAGAAGGGGGTAGTGGTAGTGGAGGTGGCGACGGCACCGTGGGCGTCCGGCAAGGAATTCAGCGTGGAACTCGTAGAGGCCGGCGGTCCGCGGCGCCTCTCCGTCAACCTGTTTGCGAAGTAG
- a CDS encoding serine/threonine protein kinase → MTMDAFHPDHLKPGQMVGPWRIVESLGSGNFGHAFKAEREGDLFTLKMAVRPAPDLPQETPERTLEERQVDGRMCHEAAVLMANTSHPGLPHLRAMDRWPHPIRGYLYIVTDYVPGGPFHEWREQTRPTAAQLVDIFIDVVRAVALLHRRGILIRDFKSEHVIVNPNDHKPVIVDMGSAWLPGGSTLTVGLAPGTPHALPPECIAFIREGAWKEGARFGANAAGDLYQLGVFIYEALTDHWPFDPRMSQDELLAAIETVIPRAPHRINPEVPEALSRIALKLLEKRPEDRYQSAEGLLQALWDAAKERSKPAWKVSLELPAGGPAPVSQEEVEERRLQKQEAERKAKEVREQGTQELSHEEALAQLSVLTQEIQNQWRLVQEKAARSKTRWRRIALVVGPLLLVLGLFAARQVWLTPVPAFPTASEKGSSSVSTFSNSRPIRIVSVWLCAAFSIGCPAAQVRPMPGDCPLETAERMREMGFLERGGNEVIIDIHQPGTRTQAGIYREGKVVGRVVTTSYKGALPDGTLLYGQLWTENIFKRGEEAVLGRYTEALLPDGRRIPVCFSLGDDTGLTTKMDGSKPGQARLQRSWVVRAVEIWP, encoded by the coding sequence ATGACGATGGACGCTTTTCACCCAGACCACCTCAAGCCAGGACAAATGGTGGGCCCCTGGCGCATTGTCGAGTCGCTGGGCAGCGGCAACTTCGGACACGCCTTCAAGGCGGAGCGGGAGGGAGATCTCTTCACGCTGAAGATGGCGGTGCGGCCTGCACCGGACCTGCCCCAAGAGACGCCCGAGAGGACCCTGGAAGAGCGGCAGGTGGACGGGCGCATGTGCCACGAGGCCGCTGTCCTCATGGCCAACACGAGCCATCCTGGCCTGCCTCACCTGCGTGCCATGGACAGGTGGCCTCATCCCATCCGGGGTTACCTCTACATCGTTACTGACTACGTGCCGGGCGGCCCTTTCCACGAATGGCGAGAGCAGACCCGGCCCACGGCTGCCCAACTGGTGGACATCTTCATCGACGTGGTGCGCGCGGTGGCCCTGCTGCACCGCCGCGGCATCCTTATCCGGGACTTCAAGAGCGAGCATGTCATCGTCAACCCCAACGACCACAAGCCGGTCATCGTGGACATGGGAAGTGCCTGGCTGCCGGGGGGCTCCACGCTCACCGTGGGGTTGGCGCCTGGAACACCCCATGCGTTGCCACCGGAGTGCATCGCCTTCATTCGCGAGGGGGCATGGAAGGAGGGGGCTCGGTTTGGTGCGAACGCGGCGGGAGACCTCTACCAACTCGGCGTCTTCATCTACGAGGCCCTCACGGACCACTGGCCCTTCGATCCGCGGATGTCCCAGGATGAGCTGCTGGCCGCCATCGAGACCGTCATTCCCCGCGCGCCTCATCGCATCAACCCCGAGGTTCCCGAGGCGCTGAGCCGCATTGCGCTGAAGCTGCTCGAGAAGCGGCCGGAGGACCGCTACCAGAGCGCCGAGGGCTTGCTCCAAGCGCTCTGGGATGCAGCGAAGGAGCGCTCCAAGCCAGCCTGGAAGGTGTCTCTGGAACTTCCGGCGGGGGGGCCGGCTCCTGTGAGCCAGGAAGAGGTGGAGGAGCGCCGCCTCCAGAAGCAGGAAGCGGAACGCAAGGCGAAGGAGGTTCGCGAGCAGGGGACACAAGAGCTTTCACACGAGGAAGCCTTGGCGCAACTCTCCGTTCTCACTCAGGAGATCCAGAACCAGTGGCGGTTGGTTCAGGAGAAGGCTGCCCGGAGCAAGACGAGATGGCGGAGAATCGCCCTCGTGGTGGGGCCGCTCTTGCTGGTTCTGGGTCTCTTCGCCGCCCGGCAGGTGTGGCTTACTCCCGTCCCGGCATTCCCCACTGCATCCGAGAAAGGAAGTTCGTCCGTGTCCACCTTCAGCAACTCCCGGCCCATCAGAATCGTTTCCGTCTGGCTGTGCGCCGCGTTCAGCATCGGGTGCCCGGCGGCCCAGGTGCGGCCCATGCCGGGGGATTGTCCCCTGGAGACAGCCGAGAGGATGAGGGAAATGGGCTTCTTAGAGCGTGGCGGCAACGAGGTCATCATCGACATCCACCAACCCGGCACGCGGACTCAGGCTGGCATCTATCGCGAAGGAAAGGTCGTCGGCCGGGTGGTGACCACATCGTACAAGGGAGCTCTGCCCGATGGGACTCTCCTCTACGGGCAGCTCTGGACCGAGAATATTTTCAAGAGGGGGGAGGAGGCAGTGCTCGGCCGCTATACCGAGGCACTTCTGCCGGATGGGCGCCGCATCCCTGTTTGCTTCTCGTTGGGAGATGACACCGGGCTGACCACCAAGATGGATGGCTCGAAGCCCGGCCAAGCCCGTCTTCAGCGCTCCTGGGTGGTCCGGGCCGTCGAGATATGGCCGTGA
- a CDS encoding sensor histidine kinase has protein sequence MDPTVPAEFLRQRDSIIDDWFRRVSERPVARSLPRKSILNNVPGLVDQIIEALAKTADLQGGALSIPREIAEEHGESRLDLGYGLMELGEEYNSLRDAFLSVLDSAGIALNNATASALHGAIDQAHRAGVEHYIQCREERLRERQSDFLARLVHDFRSPLSTVLTSVELIRRGDSPSEGLSRNLERIERATRRLLLLIEGQLATEAALAGNLQFQVVEVNLSEVAEDVHAIVQTRAEEKGIVLKEDVPAGIQLRTDRLLLGQVLQNLVDNAIKYTSQGAVMVQVREVGGEVFITVEDTGRGIAPELLPVIFDMYKRSEHVSPGRGVGLAVVKTIVSFLGGTIHAESEPGKGSRFIVSLPREYSARS, from the coding sequence ATGGACCCCACCGTCCCAGCAGAGTTTCTCCGTCAGCGAGACTCAATCATCGACGATTGGTTCAGACGGGTGAGCGAGCGCCCGGTTGCTCGTTCTCTTCCGCGCAAATCGATCCTGAACAATGTTCCTGGCTTGGTGGACCAGATCATCGAGGCGTTGGCCAAGACAGCCGATCTCCAGGGGGGCGCGCTGAGCATTCCGAGAGAAATCGCTGAAGAGCATGGCGAAAGCCGCCTCGACCTGGGTTATGGCCTGATGGAGTTGGGAGAAGAGTACAACTCGCTTCGGGATGCCTTCCTGAGCGTCCTGGACTCGGCCGGGATTGCCCTGAACAACGCGACCGCGAGCGCCTTGCATGGGGCGATTGATCAGGCCCACCGGGCAGGGGTGGAGCATTATATCCAGTGTCGGGAAGAGCGGCTCAGGGAGCGCCAGTCGGACTTTCTGGCCCGGCTCGTCCATGACTTCCGTTCCCCCCTGAGCACGGTCCTGACCAGCGTCGAGCTCATCCGGAGGGGAGATTCCCCCAGCGAGGGGCTCTCCCGGAACCTGGAGCGCATCGAGCGTGCTACGCGGCGGTTGCTTTTGCTCATCGAGGGGCAACTGGCCACCGAAGCGGCGCTTGCTGGCAATCTCCAGTTCCAGGTGGTGGAGGTGAATCTCTCCGAGGTGGCTGAGGATGTGCACGCCATCGTGCAGACTCGCGCGGAGGAGAAGGGGATTGTCCTGAAGGAAGATGTTCCCGCTGGGATTCAGCTCAGGACAGACCGTCTCTTGCTCGGCCAGGTGCTGCAAAACCTCGTCGACAATGCAATCAAGTACACCTCCCAGGGGGCCGTGATGGTCCAGGTCCGCGAGGTAGGTGGCGAAGTGTTCATCACGGTCGAGGATACCGGACGAGGCATCGCACCCGAGCTGCTCCCCGTCATCTTCGACATGTACAAGCGCAGCGAGCACGTCTCCCCGGGGCGGGGTGTGGGACTGGCCGTTGTGAAGACCATCGTGTCTTTTCTGGGCGGGACGATCCACGCGGAGAGCGAGCCGGGCAAGGGCAGCCGTTTCATCGTCTCCCTGCCGAGAGAGTATTCCGCGCGTTCATGA
- a CDS encoding M14 family zinc carboxypeptidase yields MTELLTRAEASNYTETSRHADVLAFVDELCHRTKLARRVDFGKSGEGQPMVALVLSDRGCFTPELARKQKKTVVMVEANIHAGEVEGKEAVLALARDLTLSPLGKKLLDKLCLVLIPDFNPDGNDRISTSNRRLNLKDLEGQLNPAGGVGMRYTGEGWNLNRDNMKQEAPETRCLATLYQTWWPHLFIDCHTTDGSIHAFDLTFDTSHSNEPLFAELRHFNRQMLERVAKAVKKRHGFDSFWYGNYRSEGEPRSGWHTYPALPRFGSHYRGLLGRLDVLLETYSYISFPRRCAVMRAWLLELFRDAAKNTAPYRALTEAEEKRILARGEAADVETLVGINYGVATRTGTGELAFEYPAYAKPGDVAHLLAFDEASITERRYPGKRRREYRVPHYRTFVPTQAVSTPLAYLVPEALAPRLEGHGIRFERLDAPRRLTVDSYRVARREETFSPDVAANVPPPGEAEVPLSQKPKPVRFETVLTVSPERSTREFPVGTLYVPTAQRAGTLAVYLLEPHSDDGFCRWQFLDSLIRVGELHPVHRVVSAGDVPKKAE; encoded by the coding sequence ATGACCGAGCTGCTCACCCGGGCCGAAGCCTCGAACTACACGGAAACCTCCCGTCACGCCGACGTGCTCGCCTTCGTCGACGAGCTGTGCCACCGCACGAAGCTCGCCCGGCGGGTGGACTTCGGAAAGAGCGGCGAAGGGCAGCCCATGGTGGCGCTCGTGCTGAGCGACCGGGGCTGCTTCACGCCCGAGCTCGCGCGCAAACAGAAGAAGACCGTGGTGATGGTGGAGGCCAACATCCACGCCGGAGAGGTGGAGGGCAAGGAGGCCGTGCTGGCACTCGCGCGCGACCTGACGCTCTCCCCCCTCGGCAAGAAGCTGCTCGACAAGCTCTGCCTGGTGCTGATTCCGGACTTCAACCCGGACGGCAACGACCGCATCAGCACCTCCAACCGGCGGCTGAACCTGAAGGACCTCGAGGGCCAGTTGAACCCCGCGGGGGGCGTGGGCATGCGCTACACGGGCGAGGGCTGGAACCTCAACCGCGACAACATGAAGCAGGAGGCGCCCGAGACGCGCTGTCTGGCCACCCTGTACCAGACCTGGTGGCCCCACCTCTTCATCGACTGCCACACCACCGATGGCAGCATTCACGCCTTCGATCTCACCTTCGACACCTCGCACTCCAATGAGCCGCTCTTCGCGGAGCTGCGGCACTTCAACCGGCAGATGCTCGAGCGCGTGGCGAAGGCCGTGAAGAAGCGCCATGGCTTCGACAGCTTCTGGTACGGCAACTACCGGAGCGAGGGCGAGCCCCGCTCGGGCTGGCACACCTATCCCGCCCTGCCCCGCTTCGGCAGCCACTACCGGGGGCTGCTCGGCCGACTCGATGTGCTGCTCGAGACCTACAGCTACATCAGCTTTCCTCGCCGCTGCGCGGTGATGCGGGCGTGGTTGCTCGAGCTGTTCCGGGACGCGGCGAAGAACACGGCCCCCTACCGTGCCCTCACCGAAGCCGAGGAGAAGCGCATCCTCGCGAGGGGCGAGGCCGCCGATGTGGAGACGCTCGTGGGCATCAACTACGGGGTGGCCACGCGCACCGGCACGGGCGAGCTTGCATTCGAGTACCCGGCCTACGCGAAGCCCGGCGACGTGGCCCACCTGCTGGCCTTCGACGAGGCCAGCATTACCGAGCGGCGCTACCCGGGAAAGCGCCGGCGCGAATACCGCGTCCCTCACTACCGGACGTTCGTGCCCACCCAAGCGGTGAGCACGCCGCTGGCGTACCTCGTGCCGGAAGCGCTCGCCCCGCGCCTGGAGGGCCACGGCATCCGCTTCGAGCGGCTGGACGCCCCCCGGCGCCTCACGGTCGACAGCTACCGGGTGGCCCGCCGCGAGGAGACCTTCAGCCCCGATGTGGCCGCGAACGTCCCGCCCCCAGGGGAGGCGGAAGTTCCGCTCAGCCAGAAGCCCAAGCCCGTCCGCTTCGAGACCGTGCTCACGGTGTCCCCGGAGCGCTCCACACGCGAGTTCCCCGTGGGCACGCTGTACGTCCCCACGGCCCAGCGCGCGGGGACGTTGGCCGTGTACCTGCTCGAACCACACTCCGACGATGGCTTCTGCCGCTGGCAGTTCCTCGACAGCCTCATTCGGGTGGGAGAGCTTCACCCGGTCCACCGCGTGGTGAGCGCGGGGGATGTTCCGAAGAAGGCCGAGTGA
- a CDS encoding hybrid sensor histidine kinase/response regulator, with translation MTLTFSERFTAWVVDDSPMEAEAVQRVLAPSGDVEIFLDGATLLERISLAPLPDVIVLDWMLPGSSGLEICSFLRLRWDEAELPILLLTARGAKADVVEGLSAGANDYVSKPYAPQELAARVSVLVRLRRAHLRALRAESEVRQRETDYRRLTDNLPDVVSRIDHQHRHLYVSPSVTRLWGLPAEHYLGKTTVELGMPANQVAEWNAAVDAALRGREASMHFDLSSRGGLRHFHSRVVPERDEEGNVVSVLCIARDMTSQVRAEQAMRESEERLRLALEVGKIGTWDSNPQTQEMTCDARAKVLFGLKPEGKVHPDHLFEPLSPEDRERVRTEVDRALAGENGGLFATEYRTPLSADGVERWVSVQGRVFFDEQGKAVRFLGTVRDISEGRRQEEEARQMAEFQEKLVAIVGHDLRNPLSAIQVSAALLARKLGEPSLLRKLHVISTAADRAGHITRDLLDLTQARLGGGIPVRPQPCELHAVIREVAEEHHAAHPERDIRLDLADTAEGVWDPERLAQVVANLLSNALNYSPPGTPVEVSSQRHAEELVLRFHNQGSPIPEELRSRLFAPFKRRPERSAGPKDGLGLGLYIAERIVSSHGGHIAVESAEPQGTTFSVHLPWRVPEGA, from the coding sequence ATGACTTTGACTTTCTCCGAGCGCTTTACCGCATGGGTGGTTGACGACAGTCCCATGGAGGCGGAAGCCGTTCAGCGCGTGCTGGCCCCCTCGGGCGATGTCGAGATCTTCCTGGATGGCGCCACGCTCCTCGAGCGCATCTCGCTGGCCCCCTTGCCCGACGTCATCGTGCTCGACTGGATGTTGCCGGGCTCTTCGGGACTCGAAATCTGTAGCTTCCTGCGTCTGCGCTGGGATGAGGCGGAGCTGCCCATCTTGCTGCTCACCGCGCGAGGGGCCAAGGCGGATGTCGTCGAAGGGCTCTCCGCCGGGGCCAACGATTACGTCTCCAAGCCCTATGCTCCCCAGGAGCTGGCCGCCCGGGTCTCGGTGCTCGTCCGGCTCCGGCGTGCCCATCTGCGTGCACTCCGGGCCGAGTCCGAGGTCCGGCAGCGAGAGACCGACTACCGCCGGTTGACGGACAACCTGCCGGATGTCGTGTCACGCATCGATCACCAGCACCGTCACCTCTATGTCAGCCCGAGCGTCACCCGGCTCTGGGGGCTTCCGGCCGAGCACTATCTGGGAAAAACGACCGTCGAACTCGGCATGCCCGCCAATCAGGTGGCCGAGTGGAATGCCGCCGTGGATGCCGCCCTGAGAGGGCGCGAGGCATCCATGCACTTCGATCTCTCGTCCCGGGGCGGGCTTCGCCACTTCCATTCCCGCGTCGTCCCCGAGCGGGATGAGGAAGGCAATGTGGTGTCGGTCCTGTGCATCGCGCGGGACATGACGTCCCAGGTTCGTGCCGAGCAGGCCATGCGCGAGAGCGAGGAGCGGCTGCGGCTGGCGCTCGAGGTGGGAAAGATCGGGACGTGGGACAGCAATCCCCAGACGCAGGAGATGACGTGTGATGCCCGGGCCAAGGTGCTCTTTGGCCTGAAGCCAGAGGGGAAGGTGCACCCGGACCACCTCTTCGAGCCGCTGTCGCCCGAGGACCGCGAGCGCGTTCGCACCGAAGTGGACAGGGCGCTGGCAGGTGAGAACGGCGGCCTGTTCGCCACCGAGTACCGGACACCCCTGTCCGCGGATGGTGTCGAGCGCTGGGTATCGGTTCAAGGGCGGGTCTTTTTCGATGAGCAGGGGAAGGCGGTGCGCTTTCTCGGCACCGTGAGGGACATCTCCGAGGGGCGGCGCCAGGAAGAAGAAGCCAGACAGATGGCGGAGTTCCAGGAGAAGCTGGTGGCCATCGTGGGGCATGACCTGCGCAACCCCTTGAGCGCGATTCAGGTGTCCGCGGCGTTGCTGGCCCGGAAGTTGGGCGAGCCGTCCCTGTTGAGGAAGCTCCACGTCATCTCCACCGCCGCCGATCGGGCCGGCCACATCACGAGGGATCTGCTGGATCTCACCCAGGCGCGGCTGGGAGGGGGCATTCCCGTGCGCCCCCAGCCCTGTGAGCTCCATGCGGTCATCCGGGAGGTGGCCGAGGAGCACCACGCGGCCCATCCCGAACGGGACATCCGGCTGGACCTGGCCGACACGGCCGAAGGGGTGTGGGACCCTGAGCGGCTCGCGCAGGTCGTGGCGAATCTTCTGAGCAATGCCTTGAATTACAGCCCTCCCGGGACGCCCGTGGAGGTGTCGAGCCAGCGGCATGCGGAGGAGCTCGTTCTGCGCTTCCACAATCAGGGGTCCCCTATCCCCGAGGAGCTGCGCTCGCGCCTCTTCGCGCCCTTCAAGCGCCGCCCCGAGCGGAGTGCAGGCCCGAAGGACGGGCTCGGACTGGGGCTCTACATCGCCGAGCGCATCGTGTCTTCCCATGGAGGGCACATCGCGGTGGAGTCCGCCGAGCCCCAGGGGACCACTTTCTCCGTGCACCTGCCCTGGCGTGTCCCGGAGGGGGCGTGA